Genomic window (Propionibacteriaceae bacterium ZF39):
CTGGTCAACGACCACGATCCGAAGCCGTTGTACTACCAGTTCGCCGCCGAGCACACAGATCAGTTCGAGTGGACCCCGCTCGAGGAGGGCCCCGAGGTCTGGCGCATCAACATCAGCAAGACCGCCTGATCGACCGTGCTCGGGGCTCGCAGCGCACCCGGGCCGACCGCCGTAGTCGGTCCGGGGTGGGGTGGCGCGCGCTATGTAACTGCGTCCGGTCCGGAAGCGCCCTCTGGCCAGGCGCAGGTGCTGTCGCGGTATCGGGGGTGAGATGTCCCAATATGAGGGCACTGGCGCCGTTAGCGCCGCTGGCCCTCGCTGTTTGGGACATCTGATGTGCGTGCGGCGCGTGAGGTGCCCTACATGTCGGGAAGTGCGCCGGAGAGAAGTCGGTCGAGGCCGCGAGAGATGCGGAGGCCGCCCTGGGGCTCTCGGCACCGCGAACGGTTCGGACCAGAGAACGAACCCGGTCGTCGGCCCACCCGACGGTGCGATCCGGCAGGGGTGCTTCCGTAGCGGACGCAGTTACATAGCGCGGCCCCACCTACCCCTGGCCCGGACCTAGGCCGCCACGATCACCTGCACCAGCACGATCTTGGCGATGATGGCGATGGCGAACAGAGCGGCATAGCCGGAGTTGATGCGCTCGTCGACGCAGCGGCTGTTCGCGTACGCCAGGATCGCCGGCTGGCCGATGAAGCCCGCGAGCGCGCCCGCCGATCGCGGCGGGCTGATGCCGACGATCCGCGAGACCACGACGAGCAGCACGGCGCTGACCACGACGACTCCGATGGCGAGTACGCCGGTCTTCAGCCCGAGCCATGTGAATGCCTGGCCCGCAAAAGCCTGGCCGGCGGACAGACCGGTCGCACCCAGGAACAACAGCAGCCCGAGCTGGCGGATCGTCAGGTTCGCCGGTCCCGGCAGGCCCCAGACCAAAGGGCCGGTCTTTTCGAGTCGCCCGAGGATCATGCCGACCACGAGGGGGCCGGCGGCGGAGCCCAGGGCCAGGGAGATGCCGCCCGGCAGCGGGATGGTGATGACGCCCACGGCCAGGCCGAGCGCCAGCCCGATCCCGGCCGAGAACGCGTCGACTTCACTGATCCTGCGCTCGGAGTCGCCGAGGAACGTGCTCACATCGCCCATGCGCCCACGCGGAACCACCACGCGCACCCGGTCGCCCAGTTCCAGCGACAGATCCTCGTTCGCCAGCATGTCCAGATCGCCACGCTTCACTCGCGTCGCCACGCCGCCGAAGCGTTCGTGGAAGTCGAGCTCGCCGATGGTCTGGCCGACGACCTTGGGGTTGGACACGATGAAGCGGCGGTAGTCGACTTCCCGCCGATTGTGCGCCAGGTGCTCGTCGACGCGTCGGCCCAGGAACTCGCGCGCCCGGCGTACCGACTCGACGGGCCCGACCACGACCACCACGTCGCCCACCCGCAACTGCTCGTTCTCTCCCACCACGCGGGTCTCGTTGCCGCGCTGGAGATAGGAGAACCGCACCGACCCGTCCGCGAATCCCGGCACCTCGTCCAGCGGGCCGGGCTTCGAGACCTCGACGCTGATGTCGATCAGGCCGACGCCGGCGGCGGGCGCGGCGTCCTTGGGCGACGACCATTTCCGGCCCACGATGACGGACACGATCAGGATGGTGACGAGGACGCCGAGGGGGTAGGAGATCGCGTAGCCGACGGCAGGTTCGGTGCTGCCGGTCTGAGCCGCGGCGGCAGCGAGGGCGGGGGTGTTGGTCAGAGCGCCGGCGAAGGAACCCGCGGCCAGGGCCGGGCTGAGGCCCAGCACCTTGCCGCCGACGATCGCCACCCCGGTTGTCAGCATCAGGACGATGATCCCCCCGATCATCAGCGGCAGCTGCCGCCGCAGATCGCGGAAGAACGCGAAACCCGCCGCCACGCCGACCGTATAGACGAACAGCGCCAGCCCCAGTGTCTGCACCAGGCCCAGGTTCTCGCCGAGGCGGGCATCGAGCGTCCCAACCGCGAGCCCCACGAACAGGGCGCCCGCCGGTCCGAAGCGAACGGGCCCGAACGGGATCTGGCCCACCAGCGTGCCCAGGGCCAGCACCAGCATGATCGTGAGCAGCGGGTTGGCGGCGAGGACGTCCAGCATGCCGTCATGCTCGCACACGGGTCCGACAGCGGACGTCCGCGTCGCAGGCCGCCTCTGTCGGTGTGGAACTCTGTCGGCGTGGAACACTGACGCCCATGGCCCGCGTACAACTCGACTATCCCGACCACATCTTCACGTTCAGCACCGAAATGGACGTGCGCTTCGACGACATCAACATCGGAGCGCATCTCGGGTTCGACAAGCTCGTCACGCTCGTCACCGAGGCGCGGTCGCGCTATCTCGAGTCACTCGCGATCGCCGAGGTCGCCTCGCCGGGGGTGATCGTGACCGACCTGGCCGTGACCTACAAGGCGGAGGCGCGCCTGCGTGACCGGCTCCGCATCGATGTCGGGGTCGCCGAGCGCAGCCGGGTCGGTGGTGACATCGCCTACCGAATCGTCCGGCCCGTCGACGATGCGGTCATCGCGATCGCCAAGACGGGGATGGTGTTCTTCGACTATGAAGCCGGGCGGGTGGTCGGGGCGCTGCCGGAGTTCCCACCGGTCGTCAAGGGCTGACCTGCAGTCCCGCCGTACGCCGGCACCCTTGTCGAGGGTGTCGACTCGGGCCTAGGTTGACGGGTGGTTCACCCAACGGAGGGAAATTCCACGGCCAACAACCTTGCCCGTGCAGCGTTCTATCTCGCCGGTTCCGGACTCGTCGCCGGTGGTGCCGGCGCCTGGGCCGTCATCACCCAGCAACTCAAGTCGCAACAGATCGAGGTCCACGACGATTCCGACATCCTCGCCGGCAAGCAGGTCGCCGGACCGGTCTCGGCGTTCGCCCAGGCCAATGTCATCGAGCAGCACGCCCTGGGCATCGGTGGCGGCCGCACCTTCGCCGACATCTCCCATGAGTGGATGGAGGCCCAGGCGGCCGGCGACGACGCCAGGGTTGAAGAGCTCGCGGGTACGCGCCAGATGGTCCTGCAGGCCAACCTGCTGCGCGCGTCGCTCTTCACCTCGGTCCTCGCCTATGGCGTCGCCGCCCTCGCCGGCGGCATGGGCATCTTGACCGTGCTCGTGGGCGCGACCCTGCCCAAGGACGACTGAGCCAGATCCGGGTCGAGGTGGCCGGCCTCACGGTCGAGGTGGGGCCGGCCAGTCTCGGAAATCGGCCACGAGAGGCGGCAGCGCGATGATGAGGAGCCACAGCGCAGCCGGAATCAGGGCATAGAAGCCGATGGTCAGATAGCCGAACGCCCCGAGGACGCCACCGCCGAAGAAGAGGCCGACGATGCTCAGGTGATGCTTTAGTCGACCCACGTTGGCGACGACCGGGGCGAGGTCCGATCGGCTCGGCCGATAGAGCAGCTTGCCGAGCTCGATGCCGATATCGGTGACCATTCCCGTCACATGCGTCGTGCGGATCTGGGCGTCCGACGCCTTCGTCACGATCGCGTTCTGCAGGCCCATCGTGTAGCACAGCACCGGGATGAACAGCCACGTCCGGTGTTCCCAGGTGACCCGCTCGGCCAGCAGCCCGAACAGCAGCACCATCGATGACTCGAGGACCAGCACGCTGGCGTACTTGGAGCGCAGGCCCCGACGCCGACTCCAGTTGAACACCAGCGCACAGCTCGCAGCGCCGGCGACGAAGCTGGCGATCGCCAGCAGACCGAGGGCGACCAGCCGGAAGTCGCCGAGCACCAGGTGGTCCGCGACGATGGCCGTCAGGCCGGTCATGTGGGATGTATAGGTGGCGGTCGCGACGAAACCCACCGAGTTGAGTACGCCGGCGTGCAGGGCGAGCAGGTTCGCAAGATGGAAGTTGCGAGCGGGCGTACGCTCAGGCCCCGCGACCTCGCGCAGGCGCCGCCACACGTGCATGGGCATGGCGGCAGATTAACGCTGTTCAGCCTGGGAGGGCGCCCCCTGCACCGGTGCGGAATCGGCATAGAACCGGGACAGCCCGGCGTACGCCCTGGTGCGGAACGCCAGCAATACGACGACCAGCATCAGCGCGGCGCTCAGGATGAAGACCAGCGCGATGCCGCGGGCATCTCCCTCGCCGAGCAGCCAGCCCCAGGTGGCCTCGCCCGCAGGTGAGTCGACCCAGGGAATCAACCAGAACTCGGCGATCGGCCCGATGGCCAACGCCGAGATCGGTGTGGCGGCTGTTTCGACACTGGTGGCGAACCCGAACACCCGCCCCTGCCGTGGCAGGGGCACGACGCGCTGAATGATCGTCTGTTCGGCGGCCTCGGCGGCCGGGATGAGGCACATATAGGCGAAGATCCCGACGACCAGGAGCCAGTGCCATTCGCGGATGACGAAGGTCATGCCCACGATCGAGACGACGACGTTGACCAGCAGGAGGGTCCGCAGCGGGTTCGCGCCCAGACCCCGCCGTGCGATGACCAGCCCGCCGATGATGAATCCGGCAGAGGTCACGCCCAGCACCACGCCCCACAGCTCGACGGAGAACAGCGTCAGCCCATAGGGATCGAGCAGCGCCATCATCAAGCCGCCGACGAAGTTGTTGAAGCAGCTGAAGAAGATCAGGGCCATCAGACCCGGCACCGCCCGGATGGCTGACCAGCTGCCGGCCAGGTCGAAGGCCTTCGGGCGGTTCGCCGGATCGTGGAACACGCCCTTCTCGGGAATCGCGACAAAGACGAGATGGACCAACGCCAACACGGTGGCCACGATCGCCAGCAGGGCCGTCCACCCCATCCCGAGCAGGCCGATCGCGAGGCCGGCGAAGATGGAGGTCGCCATGAAAGCCAGGCCCTGGGCCGCGCCGACCAGGCCATTCGCCCGATCGCGCTCCCCGTCGGGCACGAGCAGCGTGACGGTCGTCGACAGCGCGATGTTGCGCATGTTCTCGACGACGGCGCCACCCAGGACCAGCCCTCCGATCAGCCAGAACCACACGCCGCCCAGGTCGATGATGCGCTCCTTGGGCAGCGCCAGAAACAGTGCCCCGGCGCCCAGAAAAGCTGCCGACGTGATGACCGATGACGCGATCATCACCTGTTTCTTCTTGAATCGGTCGACCAGCCCGCCGAAGAAGATGGAGGTGATCGACAGCAGCGCCATATAGCTGCCGCTGATGATGGCGTTGATGAGCACCGACCGCGTCTCGAGATAGACCCAGAAGCTCCAGCCGAACCAGAGGAACGCGGTGGCGAAATTGGCGACGACCGTATTGATCAATACGCGATGGAAGTTGGTCATGACGGTCCTGTCGTTCGGCGCCGGAAACACGCTAACGGTCCCCACCGACAAAAGCTCCCGGGTTTTTCCCGGAGAGCAGGCAGGCTCCGGCTGGGTATTGTCTGGAGGAGAGGAGGTGGTCCCGTTGACCGTGCTGTTCCTGTTGGTGATCCTTGCGTTCGCCGTCGGCAGTGCCGTGACGTTGGGCCTCGTTCTCTATGCCGCCAGCCGGCGCCCGCGGCCACCGCTGCCGCCGAATGCGCGCGATGCGTGGCCGCCGAGCCTCGCGCTGCCGCCCTCGCCCCAGGTGCCTTCCTCGGCGAGGCCGGGGCCGGGCTATCCGGCGTACAACCCGACGAATTTCCTCAGCCCCGGGGATCGTGAGCGCATCTTCGTGCTGCTCCGGGCCGGCAAGAAGATCCACGCCATCAAGCTCTATCGCGAGGTCACCGGCGCCGGACTGCGCGAGGCCAAGGACGCCGTCGAATACCTGGAGCGTTATCAGTGACGCAGGATGGGCCCGAACTCGTCGATCCCGGCGAGGTCGACGACGTGCCGTGGGCGATGCAGCTGGTCGTGCATCACGAGAAGGTCGCCCCCGCGGGCCACTTCGACACGTGTGAGGCCGCGGCCCGTGCGGTGGTCGGGTTGCTCGAAGCGGCCGCCGGCGACCGCGCCGATGACTGGGGCCCGATCGTCGCGCGGTGGCGCGATGGTCGGATTCGCAAGCTGGTACGCCGCGCCCGCGGCCTCCGCTGGATCGAGGCCCAGGATCTGCCCGGGGTGACGGTCCACCAGGATCTCGCCGCGGTGCGCGCGTTGGTCCCGGGACCGGTGCGCCCACTGCCCCCGACGCTGGCGAAGATGCAGGTCTCCGGGACCGAGCTGCCGGACGATGAGCCGTCGACCAGCGAGGCCGAAGTGCTCGTCGGCATCAACCCGCACATCGACATGACGACCGGCAAGGCCGCCGCGCAATGCGCCCACGCCGCCCAACTCGCCTGGGAGGCGATGAACCCGATGGAGCGCGAGATCTGGGCGCGACAGGAGCATCGCGTCCGGGTCGAGATCGTCGCCCCGGCGCGGTGGGAGAGTGTCAGCCCGGTCCGGGTCGTCGATGCCGGGTTCACCGAGCTCGACGGGCCAACCCCCACGACGAAGGCCTGGTGGCGGTTCGCCGAGCACGCCGAGGCCCGGTGGCCGGGGGAGCAGTGGTCGGACTGACCTGGTGCACGCCGGTCTGACGAGGTTTCGGGCCGGTCATTGGGTCGCAATCAGGGGCGGGAGCGACGCGCAACTGAAAACCCTGCGACGTTGAGGGCTGCACCCCACAGCGCCACAACGGTCAGCCAGGGGCCGAGGATCGACCTGTCCCAATCTCCGGCGACCAGGCGCTGAGCGGTGGGGGAGGGCGTCAGCCAGGCGCGCGCGTCCGGGGCCACAGCGCCGAGAACGAACAGAACGGACATCGGGGCGGCAATGGTGAGAACGCTTGCCAGGATCGGGCGGCCGCTCAGCAGCCCAAAACCGGTGCCGGTCAGCATGGCGACCACCTGCACGGCCACCGCGCCCGCAGCCACCTCCGGCGCGCGACCCCAGTGGGCCGGTCCCGGTTCGGCTGCAGTCAGGGCGACCACCGCTGTGCTGGCGGCCAGCCCGGCCGCGGCCAGCCCGACCGCCAATCCCGTCGCTCTCGCAAGCAACCTGGCATCAGAGCCGGCATTTCCCCTCCTGTGCCGGCAGCCCAACAGAGCGCCGAGAAACGGGCCGGGCACCGAGATGAGCAACTGGCTGGTGCTCGATGACGCTGCGAACCGGGACGCATAGCCGGGAAGGTCAAGGCCGAGAACCGCCCCAGCCGCGGCCGCGAGCGCTGTCCCGGACAGAATCAGCCCGAACGCTTTCCCGGACATGCCGGATCCTTTCCACTACGAACGTATTACTTTGAATATAGTGGAAAAGTGCCGAAAGATGGAAGCGAACGCAGGAGTCTCCTGGTGTCAGCAGCGATAGTGGTTGCGGCTCGTCAGGGTCTGCACGGCCTGACGCATCGCAATGTGGAGATGATGGCCGGGGTGCCGCGAGGAAGCGCCTCCAACCACTTCCCCACCCGCGAGTCGTTGCTGGTGGCGCTCGCGACGCACTGCCGGGAGCGGCAGCTGCAGGACGTCGGCTCGGCAATAACTGCCAGCGCCCCCAACGCCGCTCAGCATGAACGGAGCCTGGACATCATCGCCAGGACCCTCGATCGCGCCCTGGCCGACCCCGACCCGCATCTGGCCCTCATGGAGCTGCGAATCGAGGCCACCCGAAATCCCGTGGTCGCCGAGGCATTGGCGGTGAACGCGGCCCTGACAGCGGGCTCCCTCGGCGACACGATGCCGGCCGCGACCGTGGGGGCAACCACGCCGGACGTGCGAGCTATCGAGTTGTTCCAGGCCGGCTGGGCCGGCACGGTCTATGCGATGCTCACGAACCCAGGGGCGGCGGAACGGACCATCGACACGCGGACCTGGGCTGCGGCACTGCTCGCCGCAGTCGGTGCGGCGTCCTGACGCCGGCGGGCGGGAGAGAGGGGCTCGCGAGTGTCGCGAACTAGTCTTGGCCCGTGAACAACGCGAGTCATGGGGAGTGGTCGGACTGAACAGGCTCGTGCCCGACCCGGAACACCCGGGCGCCTACTTCGTCCGCATGGACGGGATCGACCACTCCTGGATCGATCCCGACGATCCGACGCGGCTCGAATTCGACTACATGCAGCGGATCGCGGACGTGATCGATGCGCATGCGCCGGAGGGCGATCGACTTCGCGTACTCCACATCGGCGGAGCCGGCATGACCCTCGCCCGCTATGTCGCGGCCACCCGGCCGACCTCCGCGCAGGTCGTGCTGGAGCCCGATCAGGAACTCACCGACGAGGTCAGGTCCGCAGCGCCGCTCCCCAAGAACTCCGGGATCAAGGTGCGGGCCGTCGATGGCCGGGCCGGGGTCGCGGCGATCCGGGACGGGTGGGATGCGGACGTGGTGATCCTCGACGCGTTCGCCGATGCGAGCGTCCCGGCCGAGCTGACGACGGTTGAGTTCTTCACCGACCTGCGCCGCATCCTCGCCCGCGATGGCGTGATCCTGCTGAACGTCACGGATTCGTCGCCGTTCACCTATACGCGGCGCGTGCTCGCCGGGGTGAGTGAGGTGTTCCCGGAACGGCTGCTCAGTGCGGAGCCCGCAACGCTGCGCGGTCGACGGTTCGGCAACATCCTGGTCGCCGGTTCGGCTTTGGCGCTCCCGACCGCCGCGCTCGCGCGTGCCGCGGCCCGATCGGTGTTTCCCTATCGCGTGCTGCACGGCCAACAGCTCGAGCGCTTCGGTTCCGGCGCCGTGCCCTTCACCGATGCCACTGCCCAGCCATCCCCCGAACCGCCGGGCGGGCGTACCTTCTTCCGCTGACGTTCGGCGCGACAATAGGCGCCATGACCGACCTGCTCGACGACCTTGTCGATACGTCCCGTCCGCCCCGCCGCCGTTGGCGCTTCGGGGTCGTCGGACTGGTGCTGGTGCTGCTCGGCATCGCGGCTCTCGGGTGGGTCGGCTGGCAGTTCCTCGGTTCGGGGATCTGGGCGAAGCAGCAGTACGCCAGCCAGTTCCGAGAACTGCAGACGACCTGGGAGACCGCGCCGACGGCCGAGCCCGCTGCCGGGCAGGGGTACGCCATCCTGCGCGTCCCGACCTTCGGGGACGACTATGCGGTGCCGATCATCAAGGGTGTCGAAACGGGCTCGCTGGCCAAAGGGGTGGGGGCCTATCCGTCGTCGGTCGAGCCCGGCGAGGTCGGCAACCTCGCCCTCGCGGGCTATCGGACGACCCATGGTGCGCCCTTCGGCAAGCTGCTCGACCTGAATGCCGGTGACGAGATCGTCATCGAGACCGGGGAGGCGGTCTATGTCTATGTCGTGGACGTGCCGGCCCGTGACGTGACCGTCGACCAGGCGGCCGCCTGGGTCCTGGACCCCGTGCCCGGCACCGCCGACGAGCCCACCCAGCCGACGCTCACGCTCACCACGAGCCAGGACCTTGTGCATTCGGCCGATCGGTCCGTCGCGTTCGCCCATTTGGGGAGCACCCGCAACAAGTAGCAACCGGTTGCCTCCCAATTGTCACTGCTGACCAAGATCATCGGGATTGTTCGGTTGGCCTCCATATGGAGTGACATCTGGGAGGGCAAAGGGAGCACTAGGCTCGGACCATGTCCGACAAGCAGGAACTCGTCCGTCACATCACCGACCTCGCCATCGTGCGCCAGAAGGTGATCCTGTCGTCCGGCCGGGAGGCCGACTACTACATCGACATGAGGCGGGTGACGCTCGACGGCGTCGCGGCGCCCCTGGTCGGGCGGGTCATGCGCGAGTTGGTCGCCGACCTCGACTTCGATGCCGTCGGCGGGCTGACCCTGGGTGCCGATCCGGTGGCCACCGCGATGCTGCATGCGGCCGCTGCGGCGGGTGAGCGGCTCGACGCGTTCGTCGTGCGCAAGGCCGAGAAGGCCCACGGCCTGCAGCGCCGGATCGAGGGCACCGATGTGGCGGGACGCCGCGTGCTCGTCGTCGAGGACACCTCCACCACCGGCGGCTCCGCGCTGACAGCTGTCGAGGCGGTCCGGGAGGCCGGCGGCGATGTGGTCGCGGTGGCGGTCGTGGCCGATCGCAACACCGATGCCGCTCACGCAGTCGCCGATGCGGGCCTCGAATACCGCTTCGCCGTCAGCGCCGAGGACCTCGGTCTCGCATAGTCCATCCTGCGAGTGACACCCTGTGCTCGACACCTCTCCGGCGCTAAGCTGCCAGCGCCCCCTCCCGGCGAGAGCCGGGGCGTGGACATGCAACAGTGGAGTTAAGGAGTCGGGGTGGCTTGGTGGTCCCGCAAGGCGAGCGCCGAAGATGACCCTCAGGGTCCCGCGGAACCAGATGACCACGTCGTCCTCTGGCAAGGCGAAGCGAGCCCTCCACCCGATGACCAGCCGCTTGCGCACGCGGGTGGTTCTCCTGTCGAGGATGCTTCCTCGTGGTCTCCGTTCCGGCGGCCCGGCGACGTTCAGGAGAGCGCGACCGACAACGCCGATGGGCAATCCCAAGTTTCCCCCGGTCCGGCCCCCGACGCGGCCGACTCCCACTCAGCAGCGAAAAGGACACCCAGCATGACTCAGCTCGACCAGGCCATCTCTGATCTGCTCTCGATCGAAGGCGCCACCGGTGCCGCCATCGTCGATCTCGGCAGCGGCATGGCCCTCGCCCACGGTGGCAATCCGGGTTTCAGCCTCGAGGTTGCGGCAGCCGGCAACAGCAATGTGGTCCGCGCCAAGCTCAACACCATGCGTGACCTGGGTATCCAGGATCAGATCGACGACGTTCTCATCACGCTGGGCCAGCAGTATCACCTGATCAACGTCCTCAAGGATGAGGCCAACAAGGGTCTGTTCCTCTATCTGACGCTCAACCGGGCCAACGCCAACCTGGCCCTGGCCCGCCACAAGCTCGGCGTCGTGGCTCGCAACGTTCGGGTCTGATGTGACTGACTGATTCCGTGCCCCGCAGATGTGCGGGGCGCGGATCGAGCGTTCGTGTCGGCGTGAGGGGACTCCTCACAACGCCGCGCGGGCGCTCATTGCAATTGCGATCTCGTCCTCGTCCAGGTCCCCCGCCGGGGCGATCCTGACGATGCGACCATCGCGCACCATCGCGATCCGGTCACACCACTCCAGCAGTTCGGTGGTGTTCGAGGTCAGCAGGATGGCGCTCTTGCCCTTGGCGGTGTGCTCGGCGAGCGTCTTGAAGATGCGGCGTCGGGCCCCGACGTCCAGGCCCCGTGTCGGCTCGTTCAGGATGATGAG
Coding sequences:
- a CDS encoding DUF2249 domain-containing protein is translated as MSTQLDVRAEPPARRHTLIFETWNALAVGEAFELVNDHDPKPLYYQFAAEHTDQFEWTPLEEGPEVWRINISKTA
- a CDS encoding TrkA C-terminal domain-containing protein; the encoded protein is MLDVLAANPLLTIMLVLALGTLVGQIPFGPVRFGPAGALFVGLAVGTLDARLGENLGLVQTLGLALFVYTVGVAAGFAFFRDLRRQLPLMIGGIIVLMLTTGVAIVGGKVLGLSPALAAGSFAGALTNTPALAAAAAQTGSTEPAVGYAISYPLGVLVTILIVSVIVGRKWSSPKDAAPAAGVGLIDISVEVSKPGPLDEVPGFADGSVRFSYLQRGNETRVVGENEQLRVGDVVVVVGPVESVRRAREFLGRRVDEHLAHNRREVDYRRFIVSNPKVVGQTIGELDFHERFGGVATRVKRGDLDMLANEDLSLELGDRVRVVVPRGRMGDVSTFLGDSERRISEVDAFSAGIGLALGLAVGVITIPLPGGISLALGSAAGPLVVGMILGRLEKTGPLVWGLPGPANLTIRQLGLLLFLGATGLSAGQAFAGQAFTWLGLKTGVLAIGVVVVSAVLLVVVSRIVGISPPRSAGALAGFIGQPAILAYANSRCVDERINSGYAALFAIAIIAKIVLVQVIVAA
- a CDS encoding thioesterase family protein produces the protein MARVQLDYPDHIFTFSTEMDVRFDDINIGAHLGFDKLVTLVTEARSRYLESLAIAEVASPGVIVTDLAVTYKAEARLRDRLRIDVGVAERSRVGGDIAYRIVRPVDDAVIAIAKTGMVFFDYEAGRVVGALPEFPPVVKG
- a CDS encoding aromatic ring-opening dioxygenase LigA, whose amino-acid sequence is MVHPTEGNSTANNLARAAFYLAGSGLVAGGAGAWAVITQQLKSQQIEVHDDSDILAGKQVAGPVSAFAQANVIEQHALGIGGGRTFADISHEWMEAQAAGDDARVEELAGTRQMVLQANLLRASLFTSVLAYGVAALAGGMGILTVLVGATLPKDD
- a CDS encoding YoaK family protein, with the protein product MPMHVWRRLREVAGPERTPARNFHLANLLALHAGVLNSVGFVATATYTSHMTGLTAIVADHLVLGDFRLVALGLLAIASFVAGAASCALVFNWSRRRGLRSKYASVLVLESSMVLLFGLLAERVTWEHRTWLFIPVLCYTMGLQNAIVTKASDAQIRTTHVTGMVTDIGIELGKLLYRPSRSDLAPVVANVGRLKHHLSIVGLFFGGGVLGAFGYLTIGFYALIPAALWLLIIALPPLVADFRDWPAPPRP
- a CDS encoding MFS transporter, coding for MTNFHRVLINTVVANFATAFLWFGWSFWVYLETRSVLINAIISGSYMALLSITSIFFGGLVDRFKKKQVMIASSVITSAAFLGAGALFLALPKERIIDLGGVWFWLIGGLVLGGAVVENMRNIALSTTVTLLVPDGERDRANGLVGAAQGLAFMATSIFAGLAIGLLGMGWTALLAIVATVLALVHLVFVAIPEKGVFHDPANRPKAFDLAGSWSAIRAVPGLMALIFFSCFNNFVGGLMMALLDPYGLTLFSVELWGVVLGVTSAGFIIGGLVIARRGLGANPLRTLLLVNVVVSIVGMTFVIREWHWLLVVGIFAYMCLIPAAEAAEQTIIQRVVPLPRQGRVFGFATSVETAATPISALAIGPIAEFWLIPWVDSPAGEATWGWLLGEGDARGIALVFILSAALMLVVVLLAFRTRAYAGLSRFYADSAPVQGAPSQAEQR
- a CDS encoding ribosomal protein L7/L12; this translates as MVPLTVLFLLVILAFAVGSAVTLGLVLYAASRRPRPPLPPNARDAWPPSLALPPSPQVPSSARPGPGYPAYNPTNFLSPGDRERIFVLLRAGKKIHAIKLYREVTGAGLREAKDAVEYLERYQ
- a CDS encoding peptidyl-tRNA hydrolase, with the translated sequence MQLVVHHEKVAPAGHFDTCEAAARAVVGLLEAAAGDRADDWGPIVARWRDGRIRKLVRRARGLRWIEAQDLPGVTVHQDLAAVRALVPGPVRPLPPTLAKMQVSGTELPDDEPSTSEAEVLVGINPHIDMTTGKAAAQCAHAAQLAWEAMNPMEREIWARQEHRVRVEIVAPARWESVSPVRVVDAGFTELDGPTPTTKAWWRFAEHAEARWPGEQWSD
- a CDS encoding fused MFS/spermidine synthase, with translation MNRLVPDPEHPGAYFVRMDGIDHSWIDPDDPTRLEFDYMQRIADVIDAHAPEGDRLRVLHIGGAGMTLARYVAATRPTSAQVVLEPDQELTDEVRSAAPLPKNSGIKVRAVDGRAGVAAIRDGWDADVVILDAFADASVPAELTTVEFFTDLRRILARDGVILLNVTDSSPFTYTRRVLAGVSEVFPERLLSAEPATLRGRRFGNILVAGSALALPTAALARAAARSVFPYRVLHGQQLERFGSGAVPFTDATAQPSPEPPGGRTFFR
- a CDS encoding sortase, with protein sequence MTDLLDDLVDTSRPPRRRWRFGVVGLVLVLLGIAALGWVGWQFLGSGIWAKQQYASQFRELQTTWETAPTAEPAAGQGYAILRVPTFGDDYAVPIIKGVETGSLAKGVGAYPSSVEPGEVGNLALAGYRTTHGAPFGKLLDLNAGDEIVIETGEAVYVYVVDVPARDVTVDQAAAWVLDPVPGTADEPTQPTLTLTTSQDLVHSADRSVAFAHLGSTRNK
- the pyrE gene encoding orotate phosphoribosyltransferase, with the translated sequence MSDKQELVRHITDLAIVRQKVILSSGREADYYIDMRRVTLDGVAAPLVGRVMRELVADLDFDAVGGLTLGADPVATAMLHAAAAAGERLDAFVVRKAEKAHGLQRRIEGTDVAGRRVLVVEDTSTTGGSALTAVEAVREAGGDVVAVAVVADRNTDAAHAVADAGLEYRFAVSAEDLGLA